Part of the Vigna unguiculata cultivar IT97K-499-35 chromosome 3, ASM411807v1, whole genome shotgun sequence genome, CACTAAGGAAGGATGCATATATGTATAAAAGCTTTTGGAAAACTAAGGCTTTACCATCAACTGAATTTTTTGCATGGAAAGTGTGTTGAATATGGCAGttgatgattaaatttttactaaCATTTATAACATATGATCTTAGCTTTATTGGAGTTTATTGGAGACTAGAGTTAGTATTTTAGCTAGAATCTGCTAAATTGGTATTATCTAAGCTTTAACCAAAATCAGTACGCACCAATAGAGATTTGATTTActtatttgaattgatttttttttcaaacaatgtGCACAAACTAAACACAAACAAGTGATTATTCTCAATTGTGATATGTgatttgtttgtttaatttcttaagaagaaaaaaaaagcaattaGAATATGAAGATACTATCATGACTTTCTTTTTAGGGCGTCTTAAGCCAAATGGGTGAAGATATGCGCCTGATAATAGAGATTATGCAAAATTGAGTGTTTACTAGTTTAAAGTTCCAAAGGTTATATCAAGAATTTAGGGCTACGGACAAAGAACCATTGACTCCACCATACACATTAGATTAGACGCCACACTTTCCtcttttttaatactttttcttATCTCCCATATCTCCCATATGGAAGGCTAAGCCTTTCTAAATTGATTCTCTTATGAGCAATGAATTGTGAAGTTTTGTGCTAATCAAGTTCACTTATCTAATTACTTAACAAAGTGTGCTAATCAAGTTTTGTGTTCCGTCACGTTTTTGCTCTTAAATGATGCTTTAGAGAGTGAAAGGAGGAAGGGGTATTTAAACTGCATTAGGCTTGAACTCCTAAGCGGTGTGAGACTATTGGGTGTGGTAGGAACATAAACCCTCTAGTTGAGGTCTCAAGGAAATGACGAATCATCCCCAATAGAAGACTTAAGAGACATGGTGGTTCATTGTAGAACCTCGTTATCAGACCACGATGGACATCAATGTTCCGATCCCAAGCTTGATGATAGAATCGTTGTCAATCACCATGCATCCATGGTATAGTTTGCTTTAGAGCTTGTGCTCTGTCACGGTTTTGCCTTAAAATGTGCCTCAGAGGGTGAAAGGGGAAGGAGTATTTAAACTGCCTTAAGCCTCGACTCCTGAACAACGTGGAACTATTGGGCGTGGTagaaaaaattgtaattgaattttttaggAGACAACTTTGGATTTTTGAACTTTATATTCGATGATCTACTCCTATGATCTAGTCCTACATTCGACACTACtctttaatttgattgtgaaaacGATAACAGTAAGTAGCGACATGCAACAACCTTATTAAAACAGGAATGgatattgtaaataaaaaacgTGTCTTGTATGGAAGTGGGGCTGAATTAGTAACAcgtttattttttacatgtagGAGCACTCAAAATTTTTGGAGTATGTGTGATGACCGGGTTGGAATGAGTACTACTCACCATAACCAAGTTAGTAATCACTTCTATTCTATCAATTGGACTCATTGGAACATTTTGACTCATAGTAACAATATCATTTTTGGGAATCTAGTGTTTGACCCGGAGGAAGTTTTCACTATTGTTGAGATGAAAGTCTAGGCTGGGTCCATAAATAAATTCCCAAATACAAAATCACTTACTCTAACTAGTACTTTAGTTGAATCACGTGCATAAAATCTATATGTTATTAACCTATTCAGGTAGAGGGCTTCTCCCTGTACCTCCAAAGCTTTCTTTAGTACCcctaaaatttcttttaattccTCCTTTACCCTCCTcagtaaaaagtaaaatttaattttctctcTCCTATATTTATTACAGCAACCCACATCCCTTCACCCTTAATATTCCATCCTCAATATTTTGACCAAGCCACAAGAGCTCTTTATTGTCCTTAACATCCAACAGCTCTTTATTCTCCACAACATCCATTATCTTTCTCTTTTATTCGCACAGCAGCAGCCTCCACTTCCAGATCAGGAGTGTAGTTGGTTTGTTTGCTTTACATCCTTTCAACCATGCTTTCCAGTTAACTCATTCTTGACCTATTTAATGActtaatcatttatatatttttttgttcaattaatcCTTTTTGGATGTTTTATACTATGCAATTCGTTGAAAAGTGTTGTTTGAATCTTTTTCTGGATACTATGGATGTGGacttttgtcaattttttcttctgaaAATGGCTAttatggatgtcgacatccgattCAGGCAATTGCactacggatgtcgacatccgaatcacgattttattgttttacttACGAGTGTCATTTGTGAACTATTGAGATCTGGTGTGAAAGGCCTTGTTACAGATCTCACATGTATTCTACAATGTTACAGATGTTGACATCCAGTTTAGGCTTTTTAATTGCGGATGTCAACATCCAGTTTCCCttgtctaatttttgttttcctatttttttaattgcttTGTTACGGATGTCAACATCCGATTTAAGTGATAGTATTGCAGATGTCAACATCTGGTACACCTCTTTGAAATCTTGGTTACATATGTCACGATTTTGGATGTAGCATTACGGATGTCATCTGTAAGATGAAATTTGGTTACAAATGTTTAACTTATTAAGAAATCAGAACAAATCCAAAACAACACCACAAGGAGTAATAATGCGTGTATAATGGGATCGGATTTTCAAAGCCAAGAATTTTCTGCAGCACACGTTCCAGTGATAAGAATCAATGGATAAAAATCAAACTATTCAACTTAAAAAGCGTTTGTAGAATCCACCATTAGCAATTTctgatatatgaatatgaagtatAAATGGAGGGAATTTTCGAATTTATATATGGTATGAATGCTATGAGATTGTTTTGAAAGTGTGACATGATGAAAAGTCAAAATTAAGTTGACTTTTCAATCCCATCCAATCTTTCTTCCCATCCAATCTTCAATTttgacttaaaataaatttttaataatttgtatattttttaatgtaataaatgatgattttttttgaaaagaattaattttataaaagtattgaatTATTAACTAGATGTGGACATCCGATTTATTTCACgctgaaagaaaaaaaggggtACAGGAGAAATGTTCAAATCAGAATTATTCTCAACTTACAATTACAACTACCATAGACATTAACTAGCTTTAAGGGGCATCGACAACATCATGCacaaatttaactaattattgTCCCGATCAAGATTTAAATGATGTGCTGCCTAAGGAAAAACTGTCGAAATCAGTTTTCAAGTTACATCTTACAAACAATTTAACAAACTAAATACTCTGGAAACTACGAACCAGATCATATACCCCTGCCCTCCCTCTCTGGTGGTACAAAACTGTGTAACCAAGACACAACCTATCAACTTGAATTATAGAAATTGGAAAACTGTGGCGACGAGCACAAGGGTAACACAATTTAAAATAGGCGAaccagatgtcgacatccataaTCAACGCATTTGGATATAGGGGAACCTGATGTCGATATTCgcaattgaaatttataaaccggatgtcgacatccgtaataTGACAGTCAACAAAGTGACATCTATAACATTGCATCTCAGCACTAAAAATACATGaaacagatgtcgacatccacaaTTCAAAAGTCTAAatcggatgtcgacatctgtaaTGCACCAGTTAAACATCTTTTCAGCCATCACAATAAAAAAACGtaaaacggatgtcgacatccaatGTAAAAATGGAGGTTGCGGCTACTACTGTGCGTGAATAGAAGACACAAATGTGGAGAACAGAGGTGATGCCGCTGGAAGGGGCCTAGGTCAAATTAAGGGTTTCAATATTTGGGAGTGCAGGGGTGGCTCGTATAATAAATAGAGGAGAGAGAATTACTTactttttttactctttactgTGAGTGCAAAGGGAAATTAAAAGTCTTTTTAGAAGTACAGAATAAACATTTGGAGGTGGTGGGAGAAGCCCCCTTCAGGTAGGTCTGCATGCAGTCTATCTACTCAAACAGGTTGGTCAGGAAGGTTGAATTAGGTAGGGAAGTAGGACGTTATAAGTACATCAACAGAATAATTGTTTCACTCTAGTAGGTATACACGGATATAGTGGCTTTCTAAATACAAAGTTAAAGGCTAAAATTGGATGACTAGAGTTATTACCTGTGAGAGGTTACAGGTTGGATTCCCACTAGGTTTAATCTAGTCGGTTTGAACATCATAACGAATGGAGGTCCTAAGCTATTTTGGAGTAAAACACCTTTAATCTAACAAATCTCAGATTGTCCAGTCAAGATCCTTTTCTTGCAGTATTATAGAAAGGATCGTGTGCAACCGCATATATGCCATAAAGCAACAAAATAGCACAAATTTGCCAAACTTGGAATTCAATCAGATTCAGACAGAGGAATCAAAAACTGATTTGATAATGAAATGGATACCCTCAAGAATTCATAGAGGAGAAGTATGCAGGACGCGCAACACAAAATGGTGATTATATTGAATATACCCAAAGTTAAAACATGGGTTAAGAAATGCAcccacaaacaaaaatatttaatctcaCCACCTCTTCCAATACTTAAACTTCATCTGGTGACATATTTTGTATTCAAGGATTTCTTAACACTGACCAATATGCTGAAAAAGCTATCAGCATTACATGCaataaaggagaaaaagaaagtgtTGCTTTCTCAAAGACACGAGCACTTCCGATcatccttttcttttattttctacagAACACCGGGTAAATATTGAtcaataatattacattaaatttaaacattagtTATCAAGATTAAAACCTAAGTTAcgtcatttttttaatactaagTTACAAATTTTGACGATAATGGTGTCTTGGAGCCTGTTGATGTGTACAAGTAAATGAAGAAAAGATCTGTTGTGCATCCTCTCTAAAATTCCAACTTTAGAGCTTTCACAAACgctttcaaaaaatttacacgaAATCATTACCGAAGCTATGGAACAATCTTCAATAGGAAAAGGTATATATATTGGAAAAGGAAAATTTGGTTAGAAAATCAGCAAGTTCGTGACAGGAGAACAGCAACTAAGATCAGGAGCCTCAAACCTTTGTCAACTTAATCCTTCTATGTTGTTATTGTAATCAGTCAGTGTTTCTTTAGCTGTCCTCCATCGGAAGAACTAATTCTGCTCAACATTGGCCCAACTTTTCTCTATGTACAGTGTTGTTGTCTGTTATTGCTATACTATCATCCTGAAAATACTTGTGTCCTCATTCTTTATCTTTCCTGGAAGTTACTTTTGAGAGGATCTCCTCAAAAATTCTGAAACCAACTTTGAGAACGAAGAAGAACTGTTCTGCAGCAATTTAGTAGGGTCATCGTACTCTGCAATTGTGCCTGTACACAACAAAATGGTAGTACTTGTCAGCAACTCAAAAGGGTGAAATAATGTTACGATAAAGCTTTTCCATGGGAAAAGCTTTTCCGTCCTTTTGGTATGATCACATATATTAAGTACATGCTTAGTGTGCAAGTGAAAGTAATACCTTCATCAAGGACCAAAACTAAATCATTATCAATAACTGTTGGAATTCTATGTGCTACTGTAATGACTGTACATCCACTTGTTTCTTCCCTAATTGTCTTCTGAATTAAATTGTCAGTTGCCGTGTCAATGGATGCCGTAGCTTCATCCAGTACCaaaattcttcttttcttcagTAGTAACCTAGCAAGGCAAACAAGCTGCCTTTGTCCAACACTCCAATTTTCTCCATTCTCCGCCACTAAATCAGTCAAAGAACATTTCGTATCAATGGCAGTATTCGGGAGTAAAAAGTACCCAACTGTGAAGTGGGACAGTTAGTGAAGTTACACTGCTCAATGGTGCAACTTTTTAAACAGAAATAACTATACCTGGTGCATCAAGAAGTCTTGGATCCCGCCTTACTATTTCAGCAAGATGGCACTTTCTGAGAACCTGAAAAGAGCAGTTCTTTCagtaataatataaacattGGCATTTTCAAGACAGTGTATGAAGTGCTAATGCTAACCTCCCAAAGTTCTTGATCTGCATGTTGTTCTAGAGGATCCAAGTTAGTCCTTACAGTACCTAGAAACAAGGTTGGATCTTGAGGAATTATACCAAGCTTAGATCTTAAATCTTGCAAACCAATCTTGGAAATATCCACACCATCAATTAGTATACTTCCTTCCAAAGGCTCCACCACTCGAAAGAGGGCTTGCAAAAGAGTAGATTTTCCACTCCCTGTCCTGCCTACTATACCAATTTTCTTTTGTCCTGGGAAGACACAAGTGACGCCTTTGAGTACCATAGGAGCAGCAGGATCATACCGTATATGAAGGTTATGTAGTTCAACATTTCCTTCCTTTGGCCAATCTTGTTCAGGCCTGCAATCTTTAATAATTAAGGGTGCTTCACTTGGTATGTTAGAGAACTGCAATATTCTCTCAACTGATATCATTTTGTTCTCAACATTGCAAAGGTTCCATATCACCCAAGCCTGGAGCACATTCAAGTTCAAACCGTAAGTGGCTACCAGACCCGCCAAGCCTGAAATCAGAAGAAGAGACTTAGCATTTCTATATAATTACCTATGGATCTAatcttaattatttcatttactttttaacAAGTATCTGAGTATGAAGTACAAAGATTGATGAGAGATATGAGAGAAACATATGTCAATAACCGAGTACTGCCATATAAATCAATCAGAAAGAACCTCTAGTACGTGAGTAAAACCGCATCACAGTACACCCAAAAGGATCTAACACAAACAAGCTAAATTTCtgaaaatttagttttctttgtGGTGGTAAAGTTGTAGCCGAGGTTAATAAATAACATGTAAGTGTTCCTCTTCAGAGCATGCAAATAACTGCTTCTAAGATGAATAGAAGAAGAGAGGGCTTACTTGGATCAATGGTAGACCTTGGAAGAGTAACCAAGATGACCAGAACGAaataaaagaccaaattgaagaGGAAATTGATTCGTACAGACAACCATTCCATGGTGCCGAAATTGTAAAAGGCTACCCGAGAATAGTCGTCTATTAGAACGTTAACCTTGGTCAAGAATAGTTGCTCTTGATTGAAACAGCGGATTGTGGCAGCCCCAGCAATTGATTCTGAGAAGTGATGTAAGATAGGAGCCTTTCGAATCCCAACCATCCGGGCCAGTTCCCTGGCTGTTGTGATGTAATAAGACTGCAAAAGTAAGTAACTTTTTTAGTTGGCACATGAAAAGATTTGACAAGATGAGGGTTCATCATGACAAGAGATCACAATAAAATCTATATCAGTTCATGCTGAAAAATGTTTGATAGGAAAATTATATGATTCAATTTGTGTACATTGTCAAAGATTGATATATGTCTTACCTGATACCAGATGGAAATAGCAAGAACCACAAAAAAGAGGAGAATGACTTGCCAGGCAACTTGGGACATTAGTACAATGATACTCAATAACTGTATCAGTGCAAATACTAGTCCAGCTAATCTGTATGGTATGTCTGTGTCAACTGTACTTTGATCTGTTGATGACTGTAATAATCACAAAGAGAACGGTTGGAATATGATTGAAGCTTGTATTAATCATAAGATAAGAAAAATCAATGAAGTAGGAAATAATTGTGAAACTTACCCTACTCAGAATTCGGCTTGAAGGTGTGGTGTCAAAAAATGAAACAGGTGCCCGGAAAACTGATGTGATCATTCCGTGAAAAAAGCGTTGAGCAGTTTCCACAGCAACAGCTGCCATTAAAACAGTCCTTCCCAGTATGAAGATGGTGCCCccagaagataaaagaataaatattttcattagcTTCTTGTTGTCGACCTTGCCCTTCTGCTCTGTGGCCCATGACATCCAATAATTGCTTCCAATTTGCATTACTTGAAAGAGGATCTGGCAGAGAAGAATAACCGGAACCAGTGCTCCTTTATAAGCAGATGTGACAAAAGTTGAGTAAACACTCCATTTTACTCGACCCGTCTCTCTCTCCTCTTCTTTGTTTCTCTTCCAATTTTCCATGATATCTTGAATATTTTCTCGAGTAacttcaatttgattttttgggcaGGGTCTGTAGCTAGCAAAATCATCTTCTTGGCTTGGGTTTATTTGATGTACTGTTTCTTGGTGAGCAGCCATTTGTTGAACAAGTTCAGAGTTGGGACATGCTATAAGATCTTTATACCTTCCTGACTCCACTATTTTTCCATCTTTCATCACCTGCCAAAAATTATGTTAACAGTGAAGGATAAAAAACTTGTGAAGTAAAATCCACATCTAAAGAGGAGAGTGTTCAAGAGCTTACCAAAATGAGGTCTGCAGATTCCAAGAATTCCAGTTGATGGGTTGCATAAACAACCGTTTTGTCGTATAAAAGTTTCATGAGACATTTCTGCACAGGATTTCGAATTAAAGGTGATGTTCATTgaagacaaaaataaacattGCATCAGACGGTACATAAGTGAACAACGCATATATTCTAATCATTACCACTTTACCTTAAACAAATGAGTTCCGGTATGAGCATCAACAGCACTAAAAGGATCATCAAGGAAATAAATATCTGAATTATTATAAACAGCCCTTGCCAATTGAACCCGCTGTTTCTGCCCACCACTCAAGTTAATGCCCCTCTCCTCCACCAGGTTCAAATCTCCATCACCCCACATGTTGATGTCCTGCTTCAAAGCACAGCCATCCAAAACATCTTCATAAAACTCTTTGTTCATTTGCTTGCCAAACAATATATTCTCTCTTACGGTTCCAGACTGAATCCAAGGACTTTGGGGTACATAACTTCTAGTCCCATAAACTTTGGTTAGAGCCCCAGATACTAATGGAATCTCCCCAAGAATACAGCAAAGCAAGCTTGATTTACCAGACCCCACTGACCCACAAACTGCTACCTTCTGACCTTTCTTTATCACTAACTTTCTTGTAATTTGAATTGTTGGTTTCTTGTGGGTTTGATCGTGTGTTTCCCATGCGTATTCCCCCGGGTTAATTTCAATAGCAACTGATGAATTTTTTGAAGTGTGCCTATTTATGAACTGGGTTTGATCTTCTTCATCGA contains:
- the LOC114178507 gene encoding putative ABC transporter C family member 15 encodes the protein MVVLDAVLGTLNVAFLYAILIWVLVDSLRQSKRTRVPDGSFKRGPMLLPAFTLLSCAVLSLMNMVLVFHQYTSTRVIGFYSVSLTLTWVLATVVSFYSVRTRVRENKRFPLVLILWWIFSSLVDVLSLSVRVVKDLEALDLWFFLSEDNLVASFSLPLLVVLCFNVCRRERSDMEEGLLQIEEECSMEEHDEEAFTNASVWNKLIFRWLNPIFKTGRVKKLELSHIPPVPCSESAESASSMLEGSLRKQKLGEGSLAKAIADSIWKSLALNAVLAGVNTGASYIGPLLITNFVNFLLGNNGDSSVRYGLVLAFVFFLAKTVESLSQRQWYFGAQRIGIRVRAALMSLIYSHSLTMKCAGATQGKIINLINVDVERIGDFCWYIHGVWLLPVQVILALIILYINLGYTPSFAAFGVTILVMVCNTPLANRQESLHSKIMEAKDSRIKMTSETMKNIRILKLHSWETSFLQKLLQLRETERGWLQKYLYTCSAVATLFWTSPTLVSVVTFGACMLVKTELTAATVLSALATFRILQEPIYNLPELISMIIQTKVSLDRIQDFLDEEDQTQFINRHTSKNSSVAIEINPGEYAWETHDQTHKKPTIQITRKLVIKKGQKVAVCGSVGSGKSSLLCCILGEIPLVSGALTKVYGTRSYVPQSPWIQSGTVRENILFGKQMNKEFYEDVLDGCALKQDINMWGDGDLNLVEERGINLSGGQKQRVQLARAVYNNSDIYFLDDPFSAVDAHTGTHLFKKCLMKLLYDKTVVYATHQLEFLESADLILVMKDGKIVESGRYKDLIACPNSELVQQMAAHQETVHQINPSQEDDFASYRPCPKNQIEVTRENIQDIMENWKRNKEEERETGRVKWSVYSTFVTSAYKGALVPVILLCQILFQVMQIGSNYWMSWATEQKGKVDNKKLMKIFILLSSGGTIFILGRTVLMAAVAVETAQRFFHGMITSVFRAPVSFFDTTPSSRILSRSSTDQSTVDTDIPYRLAGLVFALIQLLSIIVLMSQVAWQVILLFFVVLAISIWYQSYYITTARELARMVGIRKAPILHHFSESIAGAATIRCFNQEQLFLTKVNVLIDDYSRVAFYNFGTMEWLSVRINFLFNLVFYFVLVILVTLPRSTIDPSLAGLVATYGLNLNVLQAWVIWNLCNVENKMISVERILQFSNIPSEAPLIIKDCRPEQDWPKEGNVELHNLHIRYDPAAPMVLKGVTCVFPGQKKIGIVGRTGSGKSTLLQALFRVVEPLEGSILIDGVDISKIGLQDLRSKLGIIPQDPTLFLGTVRTNLDPLEQHADQELWEVLRKCHLAEIVRRDPRLLDAPVAENGENWSVGQRQLVCLARLLLKKRRILVLDEATASIDTATDNLIQKTIREETSGCTVITVAHRIPTVIDNDLVLVLDEGTIAEYDDPTKLLQNSSSSFSKLVSEFLRRSSQK